The following proteins are co-located in the Vigna angularis cultivar LongXiaoDou No.4 chromosome 2, ASM1680809v1, whole genome shotgun sequence genome:
- the LOC108327112 gene encoding uncharacterized protein LOC108327112 isoform X1 → MEMEEITGGGNNSETGIRWWWGVAAAAQMGLGMRSYAKGYAGDSRFMPLKAFTVASLFLGSAASASVLLLQSNGINGVEDLMEAGANLRAKLGLPPRTQNKKMDDS, encoded by the exons atggagatggaggaaatCACCGGCGGTGGCAACAACAGTGAGACTGGGATCCGATGGTGGTGGGGTGTAGCCGCCGCTGCTCAAATGGGTTTGGGTATGCGTTCCTACGCCAAAGGGTACGCAGGCGATTCGCGCTTCATGCCTCTCAAAGCCTTCACCGTTGCCTCCCTCTTCCTCGGCAGCGCCGCCTCCGCCTCCGTCCTCCTCCTCCAATCAAATGGAATCAACGGG GTGGAAGATCTCATGGAAGCAGGCGCAAATTTAAGAGCAAAACTTGGGTTGCCTCCACGTACTCAGAATAA GAAAATGGATGATTCGTGA
- the LOC108327112 gene encoding uncharacterized protein LOC108327112 isoform X2 — protein MEMEEITGGGNNSETGIRWWWGVAAAAQMGLGMRSYAKGYAGDSRFMPLKAFTVASLFLGSAASASVLLLQSNGINGVEDLMEAGANLRAKLGLPPRTQNKSSMN, from the exons atggagatggaggaaatCACCGGCGGTGGCAACAACAGTGAGACTGGGATCCGATGGTGGTGGGGTGTAGCCGCCGCTGCTCAAATGGGTTTGGGTATGCGTTCCTACGCCAAAGGGTACGCAGGCGATTCGCGCTTCATGCCTCTCAAAGCCTTCACCGTTGCCTCCCTCTTCCTCGGCAGCGCCGCCTCCGCCTCCGTCCTCCTCCTCCAATCAAATGGAATCAACGGG GTGGAAGATCTCATGGAAGCAGGCGCAAATTTAAGAGCAAAACTTGGGTTGCCTCCACGTACTCAGAATAA GTCTTCTATGAATTAA